In bacterium, the genomic window AACGAATTTAAGGGAGAAGGAGGAGTTGAGGAAGCCTTTGATAATTTACTGAAGGGATCTGACGGAGCAAAACAGATTGAGGTTAATTCCAGAGGAGAACAAGTAGCAGTACTTATGGAGAAAAAACCGGAAAGAGGCAGCGATGTTATTCTTACAATTGATAAGCATATGCAGGAATTTGTAAGCAAATTATTAGAGGACAAGGCAGGTGCAATAATTGTTATGAATCCTCAAAATGGAGATATACTCGCAATGGCAAGCAGTCCTTCTTATGACCCTGAGATTTTCAATACACCTGTTCTGCAAACAGATTTAGACGTTTTAGCCAAAAAGGATGCGCCTTTACTTAATAGAGCTATTTCTGCTTTATATGCTCCCGGTTCAATATTTAAGATACTTATAGCTGCTGCAGGCTTGAAACATCATGTTGTAACTTGCCCTCAAGAACTGGAGTGTAAAGGACACTTGAAAATCGGGGAAGGGATATTCTATTGCTGGAACAGAGCAGGCCATGGATATATGAATATGTATAATGCTATAAAAGATTCATGTGATGTTTATTTCTATAGACTAGGACTGTTATTGGGGGTTAATAGGATTGCAGATTTTGCGGATAAATGCGGATTTGGCAAACTTACAGGCATAAAGCTTTCCGGAGAAAAAGCTGGGCTTATACCAGATAAAAGCTGGAGAAAAAAAAGGGCTTGGTATTCTGGAGATACAGCGCTCTTATCAATAGGACAGTCCTATCTTTTAGTAACTCCGCTTCAACTGGTGAATTTAATTAGCGCAGTAGCAAATGGGGGAACCATGTACAAACCCAGAATCCTTTTGCAGACACAGCCTGAGCAGATAGGCAAGCTGCCGTTCAGCAGGAAGATAATAAAAGAGATTAAAAAGGCTCTTTGCGAGGTTGTAAGTGATAAGGGAACCGGTAAATTTGCACAGGTTAAGGGGCTGGAAATTGCAGGAAAAACAAGCACAGTGCAGGTAGTAAAAATGAAACATATTACTAAATACAGAGATATTCCGTATAAATTCAGAGATCACGCTATGTTTGTTGCTTTTGCTCCTGCAAAAAATCCACAGATTGCTCTCGTAGTAGTTGTCGAACATGGTGGAGAAGGGGGAAGAGTAGCTGCGCCTATTGCAAAACAAATATTTAAATGGTATATGAAAAACAGAAGTGATAAATCATAAGGAGAAAGGTTATGTCAATAAATTTTGAATCCATGGACAAAACAGCAGAAGGGAAGACAAAGATAATTTATAGAAATGCTGGGGATGAGAAAACAGTTTATATGGTCTTCAAGGATGATATTACAGCAGGTGATGGGGTAAAACATGATGTGATTTCGGGCAAGGCTCTGATTGACTGGAAAACTAATAGAGATACATTTGAACTTCTTAATAGGAAAGGAGTTAGGACTCATTATATCTCAAGTCCTGAAGAAAAAGTCGCGCTTGTAAGAAAACTTGACAGAAAGATTAACCTTGAAGTTGTGTCAAGAAGAGTTGCTTCAGGCTCTATTCTGAAATGGAGCAATACTATTGAGGGACAGAGATACGATCCTGTAATTACACAATTTCACTATAAGGATGATCCGTTACATGATCCTATGCTGGATAATGCCTATATTGCCTACATCATAAAGGCAAAGAGTGGTTTTGAATACGCTGCGATGAAAAAAATTAATGAACAGGCTTTCGGATATCTTGAGGCAACTTTCGCACATTTTGATGTTCAATTAATAGATATTAAGCTAGAATATGGTATTATTGATGGAGAAGTATATCTCATAGATGAGATTTCAGGAGGCTCATTTCGGCTGTGGCCCTACGCACACAAAAACCCTAATCTTAATCAAGACAATGTATTGGGAGAACTTAATCCAGAAGCTCGGCTTGATAAGGATACATACAGAATGGGGCAAAGCACAGACAAGGTTAAAGATAAATTTGCAGAAATAGCCGATATAACTGCAGGTTTTAAGAATATAGAATAGCAAATTCGCTCCCATATCTATTTGCCAAATCAATTATGGACAGAGTATTAATTACAGACGGTCACTGGAGAAAGACACTTGCTGCAACCAGGGCGCTTGGAGAGAAAGGTATAGCAGTAACTGTTGGGGAAACTAGCATATTTGCCACTTCTTTATTCTCGAAATATTGTGCAAGAAGACTTGTTTATCCATCTCCTAAAAGAAATCCTGATGAATTTATAACTGCAATTATTGCAGAATTAACCAGGTTCAAATACAAGGCTATCCTTCCAATGGAAGAAACAACAATGCTTGTTCTCTCTCAGCATAAGGAGAAAATAGAAAAATATACAAATTTACCTATTCTGAATTATGCGATGCTCAATCTTGCCAGAAATAAGGCAAGAGTTATAAAGCATGCTCAGTCTATTGGGATTCCATGTCCAAAAACATATTTTATAGAGAACATTAAAGAAGTTGAACAGATATCAAATAGCCTGCCATATCCAGTAATAATAAAGCCTCAAATCAGTTCAGGATCTTTTGGCATCAGGAAGGTTGATTCAAAAGAAAACCTCATGACTAATTATCTTCAAATACACAGCAAGTTTCCTTATCCTATAATTCAGGAGTACATACCTGATGGAGGAGCATTCGGAGTTTCTTTGCTGTTTAACAGGAGAAGTCAACTGCGTGCAATATTCACTCATAAAAGATTACGAGAATATCCTGTAAAAGGTGGGCCAAGCACCTTGCGCAAAGGAATAAGAAGATATGACATAGAGAATTTAGCGCTAGAACTTATGAAATCACTTTTGTGGTATGGTGTAGCTATGGTTGAATTCAGAATTGACAAGCGGGATGATATCCCCAAATTAATGGAAATTAATCCGAGATTCTGGGGATCCTTACAACTTGCAATTTCTTCTGGTGTTAATTTCCCATATCTTTTATATGAGATAGCATGTAAGGGAGATACAGAAGGAGTTTTTGAATATAAGACAGGTATAAAGTGCAGATGGCTGTTATTCGGAGATGTATTGCATTTTTTGTCCAACCAGAAAAGATTCTCATTGGATCCAGGATTTTTTAAGTTCTTTGATAAGAACACGTCATATGATATATGCTCAACTGCGGACATTAAGCCAATATTTGGAAGGATATTATCAGGAATAACAATTTTATACGATCCAGACATGAGAAAGTTCCTGAAGAAAAGGTAACTAATAAAATCATAGGGGGTAAAAATGGCTATCTTATACGGTAAAAGGATAGGTAAGGAAACATTGCTAAAAAAAGTTGGAAGCATTTCGCAAGTTGCTGGCATAAAAAGATATACGCTTTTAGAGGGAAGAGGAAAGGGTGTTGAAGCCGCTGATGTTAAAACAGGTTCGGGTTTTTCTTTTACGGTTCTTCCATCCAGGGGTATGGATATCTCTTTTGCGCAGTATAATGGTAAGTCCTTGTGCTGGAGATCGCAGACAGGTGATGTGGCGCCAAGTTATTATGAGCCAGAAGAACTTGAATGGTTAAGAAGCTTTTATGGAGGATTGCTCCTCACATGCGGACTGACTCAGGCAGGTATGCCATGTATAGATAATGAAGAAAAACTGGGACTGCATGGAAGGATATCAAACATACCAGCTACTGATGTTTCCATTCAGTCCGAATGGAAAGATGATGATTATATCATGAAGATAAAAGGGAAAATTATCCAGGCTAAGGTTTTTGGCGAAAATATCTGTTTAACCAGAGAAATCACAGCAAGACTGGGTGAAAGCAGGCTGTTTGTTTACGATGTAGTAGAGAATTTAGGATTTGAGGATGTCCCTCATATGATACTGTACCACATTAACGGAGGCTACCCAGCAGTTGATGAAGGCTCAAGTTTAATTGCTCAAGTAAATAGTGTCTCTCCGAGGGACGATGAAGCAAAGATAGAACAGGAAAAATATAATCAGTTCAGTAGACCAATACATGGGTTCAAGGAACGAGTATATTATCTTGATATGGCTGAGGATAAGGATGGATTTGTAACAGCAGCGCTTGTAAATAAAACATATGATAATGGAGAAGGATTCGGTTTCTACATTAGATATCTCAAGAAAGAGCTTCCGCGATTTATTGAGTGGAAAATGAATGGCGAAGGAACATATGTGGTAGGCATAGAGCCTGCAAATTGCATGGTGGGAGGCAGAGCAAAAGAGAGAGAAGCTAAAACACTCCAGTTTATGAAGCCCGGAGAGAAAAGAGAATATCATTTGGAAATAGGTGTCCTCTCAGGTAAGGAAAGCATAGAGAAATATGAAGAACAAATGCGCTGATTTGCACATTCACACTACTGCTTCAGATGGAACTTTTTCGCCGAGAAGGGTAGTGAGGGAAGCAGCCAAAAGAGGCATACACGCAATAGCAATAACAGATCATGATACTGTTCAAGGCATTTCTGAAGCAATCAAGGCTGGCAAGGATATGAATGTTGAAGTTATTCCCGGAGTAGAATTGGCTACAGACGAGAAAGGAGTAGAGTTACATATTCTGGGACTGTTTATAGATTGGGAAAATAAAACTCTGCAAGATACACTTAAAACCCTGTCTGTACAAAGAATTAGCCGAATGAAGAAAATGATATCCAAATTAGCCCAATTTGAAATGAATATAAAATTTGAAGAGGTTTTAGAACTGGCAAAAGGAGAGATAATAGGAAGACTTCATCTTGCACAAGTTATGAAAAAGAAGGGATACGTAGAATATGTTGCAGAAGCCTTTAACAAGCATATAGGAGATAAAAAAGCGTGTTATGTTTCAAGGTATAAATTGAGCTCAGATGAGACTATTTCATTAATAAATCGTATTGGAGGTATCTCTATAATTGCACATCCAATGATACTGCACAGGGACGATATTATAATAGACCTCATAAAAAAAGGATTATGCGGTATAGAGGTGTTCTATAATCATCAGTCTAAGGAAAGTGCTGAGCATTACGAAAAAATGGCAAAAGAGTATGGACTATTGGTTACAGGCGGTTCTGACTGTCATGGAGAGGCAAAAGATCAGGTTCTAATGGGGAGTGTAAGAATACCCTATGAATATGTTGAGAGATTAAAGGAGAGTAAGGAGTCAATGAGTGGGAAAAATATTCATTATTAGACATGGCCAAACTTCTGGCAACAGCGCACTAAAATATTTTGGTATTACTGATGTGGAGTTAAATAAAGAGGGCATAATCCAGGCTGGATTGGCAAGTAAAAGATTAGAAAAGGAAAACATTTACAGAATTTACAGCAGTAGTTTAAAAAGAGCATTTAAAACTGCAGAAATAATAGCAAAACCTCACAGAATAAGTATTGAATTGAAAGAAGACCTGAGGGAAATCAACTTTGGAAATTGGGAAGGCCTAAGTTTTCAAGAAATCCGGATGAGTTGTCCACATGAATTTTCTGAGTGGCAGAATAATATAATGGGTTTCACAATGCCTCAAGGGGAATCGATATTAGAACTAAAAAGAAGAGTTGAGACAGCATTTAATGAAATATTAAATAGTGCAAAGGAGAATAATGTTGTTATTGTAACGCATGGAGGACCAATAAGGATAATATTGAGTAAAATACTTTCTCCAAATGCGTTAGAGACTGCGTTCTGGAAGATAAAGCAGGATAATGCTGCATTAAATATTATTGAGAATACAGACAACACACAGATAATATCATTAATTAATGACACATCTCATCTGAATCCTAGGCGGTTTTAGCTTTTACCAGATAGTCATTAATTGCTGATTTGAGTGCCTCCTCTGCCAAAACCGAACAATGCATTTTTATATGTGGAAGTCCACCCAATGCTTCTGCTACTGCTCGATTTGATATCTTAAGTGCTTCATCTATGGTTTTCCCTTTAACTAATTCAGTAACCATGCTGCTTGTAGCTATAGCTGCACCACATCCAAAGGTCTTAAATTTAGCATCTACAATAATATTATTTTTCACCTTAATATACATTTCCATAATATCCCCACAAACAGGATTCCCTACGTGCCCAATACCATCCGGATTTTTTATTTCACCTACGTTTCGTGGGTTTCTGAAATGCTCCATCACTTTCTTACTGTAGTTTTCCACTATTTATCTCCTATAAGTTAGATATTATATATGCTAGAAGTATTTTTAATCTTCTCAGGAATTATATAAATAAAAAGACATCTTGCCAAGTATTTTTAGCGGGTAATAGGAAAGCAATATGACTACTTACTTATAGGAAGGAAAATTCACGCCCCTGGGGGTCGGGAAGGGACATGGGCATTAACATACCTCTCCCGCACAGAATTAGCTGATAAAAAGATGTTATATACACTTTCTGGAATATCCCCCCAAAAAATAGTTCTCGAAATTTATAACTAATTTTAATAGAAAAAATATGCGAATTGTAATTCATTAGGAGTAGAATGCAATCACGGTAGTGCTGGAGTTTAATGAGAACTCGAATTTTTAATGTCAATAACTTCACATAAGGCACCTTATTGACATAAATATATAGAATAAAGCTAACTTTATATAAAAAAGTTTGATCAAAAAGAAAAAGTTACTACTACTAATCTTAACAAAATAGGACATTTCCAACAGGCTTGACATTTTTATTTACATTTTGTAATAGCGTTGGATATATCCATTTTGAATTTGAAGCAGATAACTTAAAATGGCTTTCGCTCTTTAGGAAATAAATATCCACAAGCTCCACCAATCTCCTGAAGATCTCTTTCATCAATGGGGAATACTTTACACTGTTGCGGACGAAAGGAATGATAAATCTGACAACAAATCTTCTTTCCAGAACCCCTTAGGAATGGACATCGATAAAGGAAAACACAGCATTTACCACATTGGAAACATTCTCCTTGACGGATCTCCAATTGCTTTTTGACATATTCTGGACGGAACTTTATCAAAAAGAATCTTCGGATTTTCCCTTTAATCTCTATTATCATGCTTTTCTTTATTGTTTGAAGGGGTGCTCTTTTTTAGTTTTATTTTTTGCCTGGCCAGACTATAAAGATGCCGCAGTCTGTAGAAGATTGCTATTCCTAAAATTAAACCAACAAATATCGAGGGGATAAGTTTCCCTGCTCCTGTAGCGAACTCAAATAGATAATCAAAAGCAAATGTCCATGATATGACACTAGCAATCATCGCAGATGTTACCACGCAAATTACAGTAATTGTACGCATACCAATCAAAGTTCCGATAATTGCTCCTACCAATGCTCCACTTGAGAAAAGAGGAGCCCACACAAAAAAGGCTAATCCCAGAGAGCCCCATTTTTCTATTTTAGGCTGATACTTTTCAGCTTTATGTTTAACTGAACCGATGATTTTCCCTATAAATTTCATTTCTATTAAATGTTCGTAAAAATAAATAATTGGGGGATAAAGAACAAAAAGAAATGTGAGATTAGAAAAAACTAAAATTGAAATAACTAAAAATTTAGATAATCCAAGATTTAAGCCCAGAGATATACTCACACCTCTTCCACCAAGAAAGTAAGCAGCAATTACTGAAAATAAATTCTCTTTTAACTCAGGAATATAGTGTCCAAATAGAGCAAAAAGAATTAGTTCAATTGCAAGAAGACAACAACCAATCAGGAAGATAAGTCCTTCTATGCTTCTAAAAAAAGAAAATTTTGACATACAAACATTTTACATATATAATATTTATATGTAAAGCATTGATTGTCAAAAAAAGCGTAAAAATCATAGAAAGGGAATTGGAAAATGGATAGTAGCAATAGTATAGAATTTGAAATCTTCAGTACTTTAAGAAAAATAATTAAAACCGTAGATATTTATTCTGCAAAATTAAAAATGGAACATAAAATAAATTCTTCACAACTATCCTGTTTATTAGTTCTTGGAGAGCTAGGCTCAATTTCACTTAGCCAGTTAAGTAAAAAGGTTTCCTTGTCTCCAAGTATGATTACTGGTGTTATAGATCAACTTGAAAGCAAAGAATTGGTCACAAGAGCAAGGAATTCCACTGATAGAAGAGTGATACTTATTGAATTAACAGAGAAGGGGAAAGACACTCTAAAAAACGCTCCGCTTTCTATCCAAAAGAAATTGGTAAATGCTTTGTCTGCTATAAAAAAAGAAGAAAAAATAGAAATCAATAAAAGCTTGTTAAAATTATTGTCAATGATGGTATCAGAAGTATTAATAGATTCTTCTATCTTCGGAGCCGAAGATAAGATGGTAGATGTTGAACCTTCTGTCATTCAATCAGAAGAAAATTTAAAAAGTTAGAAAATAATGGAATTTGATAATAAACAACAAAAAAACATAGTTAATATTATTTCTACCGACCAAGAACCAGTTTTTTCAAATTGGAGAGATTATAAATGGCAGTTAAAACATTCAATTAAAGATATTGAGACATTTGAAAAACTAACCGACATCAAATTCAGCAAAAAGGAAAAGTCTGAACTTAAAAAAACAATTGATAAATTCCCAATTTCTATAACGCCATATTATCTATCTCTCATTAATAAGGATGATTATCTGAATGATCCTGTTTTTAGGCAGTCGTTTCCTGACCCTCGTGAACTAATTTTAGAAAAATATGATATGAGTGACCCCTTGCATGAAGATAAAGATAGTCCAGTTGTTGGTATAACACATAGATATCCGGATAGGGTTTTATTTATAATAAGCAATATATGTTCTATGTACTGCAGGCATTGCACAAGAAAAAGGAAAGTTGGCGATGTGGATTGTATTCCATCAAAGAAAGAAGTAATGAAAGGTATTAACTATATAAAAAATACCTCTGTTGTCAGAGATGTTCTGCTTTCTGGAGGCGACCCTTTTATGTTGTCAGATGACTATCTTGACTGGATACTGACCGAACTGCAAAAAATTCAGCATGTTGAGGTAATAAGAATAGGAACAAGGATGCCTGCTGTTTTGCCTTATCGCATAACTGACGATTTAATTAAAATATTGAGAAAGCATCATCCGTTATGGATCAATACACATTTCAATCATCCTAGGGAAATAACAGCTTCTGCAAAAGAATCGTTAAGAAAGTTGGCCGATGCAGGAATTCCATTAGGCAACCAGAGTGTGTTATTGGCAGGAGTCAATGACTGTCCGCGGATAATTAAAAAATTATCACACGACCTTGTTCAAAGTAGAGTGAGACCGTATTATTTATATCAATGTGATTTAACAGAAGGCTTAAGCCATTTTAGAACTCCAGTCGGAAAAGGCATAGAAATTATTGAAGGTTTAATAGGGCACACAAGCGGTTTCGCTATTCCTACTTATGTTATTGATACACCGGGTGGCGCTGGGAAAATTCCTGTTATACCGAATTATATAATCTCATGGTCAACCAATAAAATTGTTTTAAGAAATTATGAAGGCGTAATTTCTACTTATAAAGAACCCGACTCTTAT contains:
- a CDS encoding aldose 1-epimerase family protein, with translation MAILYGKRIGKETLLKKVGSISQVAGIKRYTLLEGRGKGVEAADVKTGSGFSFTVLPSRGMDISFAQYNGKSLCWRSQTGDVAPSYYEPEELEWLRSFYGGLLLTCGLTQAGMPCIDNEEKLGLHGRISNIPATDVSIQSEWKDDDYIMKIKGKIIQAKVFGENICLTREITARLGESRLFVYDVVENLGFEDVPHMILYHINGGYPAVDEGSSLIAQVNSVSPRDDEAKIEQEKYNQFSRPIHGFKERVYYLDMAEDKDGFVTAALVNKTYDNGEGFGFYIRYLKKELPRFIEWKMNGEGTYVVGIEPANCMVGGRAKEREAKTLQFMKPGEKREYHLEIGVLSGKESIEKYEEQMR
- a CDS encoding small multi-drug export protein → MSKFSFFRSIEGLIFLIGCCLLAIELILFALFGHYIPELKENLFSVIAAYFLGGRGVSISLGLNLGLSKFLVISILVFSNLTFLFVLYPPIIYFYEHLIEMKFIGKIIGSVKHKAEKYQPKIEKWGSLGLAFFVWAPLFSSGALVGAIIGTLIGMRTITVICVVTSAMIASVISWTFAFDYLFEFATGAGKLIPSIFVGLILGIAIFYRLRHLYSLARQKIKLKKSTPSNNKEKHDNRD
- a CDS encoding PHP domain-containing protein, which codes for MKNKCADLHIHTTASDGTFSPRRVVREAAKRGIHAIAITDHDTVQGISEAIKAGKDMNVEVIPGVELATDEKGVELHILGLFIDWENKTLQDTLKTLSVQRISRMKKMISKLAQFEMNIKFEEVLELAKGEIIGRLHLAQVMKKKGYVEYVAEAFNKHIGDKKACYVSRYKLSSDETISLINRIGGISIIAHPMILHRDDIIIDLIKKGLCGIEVFYNHQSKESAEHYEKMAKEYGLLVTGGSDCHGEAKDQVLMGSVRIPYEYVERLKESKESMSGKNIHY
- a CDS encoding MarR family transcriptional regulator gives rise to the protein MDSSNSIEFEIFSTLRKIIKTVDIYSAKLKMEHKINSSQLSCLLVLGELGSISLSQLSKKVSLSPSMITGVIDQLESKELVTRARNSTDRRVILIELTEKGKDTLKNAPLSIQKKLVNALSAIKKEEKIEINKSLLKLLSMMVSEVLIDSSIFGAEDKMVDVEPSVIQSEENLKS
- a CDS encoding ATP-grasp domain-containing protein translates to MDRVLITDGHWRKTLAATRALGEKGIAVTVGETSIFATSLFSKYCARRLVYPSPKRNPDEFITAIIAELTRFKYKAILPMEETTMLVLSQHKEKIEKYTNLPILNYAMLNLARNKARVIKHAQSIGIPCPKTYFIENIKEVEQISNSLPYPVIIKPQISSGSFGIRKVDSKENLMTNYLQIHSKFPYPIIQEYIPDGGAFGVSLLFNRRSQLRAIFTHKRLREYPVKGGPSTLRKGIRRYDIENLALELMKSLLWYGVAMVEFRIDKRDDIPKLMEINPRFWGSLQLAISSGVNFPYLLYEIACKGDTEGVFEYKTGIKCRWLLFGDVLHFLSNQKRFSLDPGFFKFFDKNTSYDICSTADIKPIFGRILSGITILYDPDMRKFLKKR
- the cobC gene encoding alpha-ribazole phosphatase → MGKIFIIRHGQTSGNSALKYFGITDVELNKEGIIQAGLASKRLEKENIYRIYSSSLKRAFKTAEIIAKPHRISIELKEDLREINFGNWEGLSFQEIRMSCPHEFSEWQNNIMGFTMPQGESILELKRRVETAFNEILNSAKENNVVIVTHGGPIRIILSKILSPNALETAFWKIKQDNAALNIIENTDNTQIISLINDTSHLNPRRF
- the nifU gene encoding Fe-S cluster assembly scaffold protein NifU, with translation MENYSKKVMEHFRNPRNVGEIKNPDGIGHVGNPVCGDIMEMYIKVKNNIIVDAKFKTFGCGAAIATSSMVTELVKGKTIDEALKISNRAVAEALGGLPHIKMHCSVLAEEALKSAINDYLVKAKTA
- the mrdA gene encoding penicillin-binding protein 2; this encodes MLHDKKETANIKKRIKKVAWILLACFLVIIFRLWYLQLIRGNQFRNRAKSNRIRLVHLNAPRGCIYDRDENLLVKNVSSFNVLAVPNEIKDIGSTVKLLSEILGLEQTFIMRKLYDLNSKEYSGIELASNISLEKVVLIEERSSLLPGIFIQIEPRRKYILGENAAHITGHVKQVRKGEIEKTRYHIFQYNEFKGEGGVEEAFDNLLKGSDGAKQIEVNSRGEQVAVLMEKKPERGSDVILTIDKHMQEFVSKLLEDKAGAIIVMNPQNGDILAMASSPSYDPEIFNTPVLQTDLDVLAKKDAPLLNRAISALYAPGSIFKILIAAAGLKHHVVTCPQELECKGHLKIGEGIFYCWNRAGHGYMNMYNAIKDSCDVYFYRLGLLLGVNRIADFADKCGFGKLTGIKLSGEKAGLIPDKSWRKKRAWYSGDTALLSIGQSYLLVTPLQLVNLISAVANGGTMYKPRILLQTQPEQIGKLPFSRKIIKEIKKALCEVVSDKGTGKFAQVKGLEIAGKTSTVQVVKMKHITKYRDIPYKFRDHAMFVAFAPAKNPQIALVVVVEHGGEGGRVAAPIAKQIFKWYMKNRSDKS
- the ablA gene encoding lysine 2,3-aminomutase, which produces MEFDNKQQKNIVNIISTDQEPVFSNWRDYKWQLKHSIKDIETFEKLTDIKFSKKEKSELKKTIDKFPISITPYYLSLINKDDYLNDPVFRQSFPDPRELILEKYDMSDPLHEDKDSPVVGITHRYPDRVLFIISNICSMYCRHCTRKRKVGDVDCIPSKKEVMKGINYIKNTSVVRDVLLSGGDPFMLSDDYLDWILTELQKIQHVEVIRIGTRMPAVLPYRITDDLIKILRKHHPLWINTHFNHPREITASAKESLRKLADAGIPLGNQSVLLAGVNDCPRIIKKLSHDLVQSRVRPYYLYQCDLTEGLSHFRTPVGKGIEIIEGLIGHTSGFAIPTYVIDTPGGAGKIPVIPNYIISWSTNKIVLRNYEGVISTYKEPDSYEPIFCDRNCADCKLQLKLDSAEEIRATGVGKLLSDFDKTIALTPEHSDRAKRRNKKPKEY
- a CDS encoding phosphoribosylaminoimidazolesuccinocarboxamide synthase, which produces MSINFESMDKTAEGKTKIIYRNAGDEKTVYMVFKDDITAGDGVKHDVISGKALIDWKTNRDTFELLNRKGVRTHYISSPEEKVALVRKLDRKINLEVVSRRVASGSILKWSNTIEGQRYDPVITQFHYKDDPLHDPMLDNAYIAYIIKAKSGFEYAAMKKINEQAFGYLEATFAHFDVQLIDIKLEYGIIDGEVYLIDEISGGSFRLWPYAHKNPNLNQDNVLGELNPEARLDKDTYRMGQSTDKVKDKFAEIADITAGFKNIE